In Mycolicibacterium mucogenicum DSM 44124, the following are encoded in one genomic region:
- a CDS encoding arylsulfatase — MSDASVVAPVLPNGGVLPFPPVPSASIAGRTLQESTYQPRTVPKRLHDDTPNIVIVLIDDAGPGLPSTLGGEVTTATLDRVCAEGVAYNRFHTTAMCSPTRASLLTGRNHHEIGNGQIAELANDWDGYAGKIPRSSATVAEVLKQYGYATSAFGKWHNTPAEETTAAGPFENWPTGLGFEYFYGFLAGEASQYEPNLVRNTTVVAPTKTPEEGYHLSEDLADDAISWLRRHKAFNADKPFFMYWASGCLHGPHHIMKEWADKYAGKFDDGWDAYRQRVFERAKEKGWIPQDCELTERDETLPAWEDIPEDEKPFQRRLMEVAAGYAEHVDVQVGRIADELDALGYADNTLFLYIWGDNGSSGEGQNGTISELLAQNGIPTTVRQHIDALDELGGLDVLGSPLVDNQYHAGWAWAGSTPYKGMKLLASHLGGTRNPLAVRWPAKIAADAVPRDNFLHCNDIVPTIYEVVGIEPPRTVYGEPQMPLAGASFARTLVDRNGPGGKKTQYFEIMGSRAIYHDGWIASARGPRLPWVPGQPPGIATWTPDLDIWELYNLDEDWSQAKDLAEQLPDKLAQMREMFAIEAARNAVLPIGGGLWVPVYHPELRIAPPFREWQFSGDMIRMPEFCAPALGNKNNVVTIDADVPENASGVLYALGSGAGGLTCYLENGHVRYEYNLFILQRTKIQSEAAIAPGRHTITVTTQYAELRPGGPLDITVAVDGSEVASGTVPISAPLLFTANDCLDIGTCLGSPVSMDYRERAPFPFEGHIHQVHVAYT; from the coding sequence TTGTCTGACGCGAGTGTCGTGGCGCCGGTACTGCCGAACGGTGGCGTGTTGCCATTCCCGCCGGTTCCATCCGCCAGCATCGCCGGCCGGACGCTGCAGGAATCGACGTACCAGCCGCGCACGGTCCCCAAGCGACTGCACGACGACACCCCCAACATCGTCATCGTCCTGATCGACGACGCCGGTCCTGGGCTGCCGTCCACCCTGGGCGGTGAGGTGACCACCGCGACGCTCGACCGGGTGTGCGCGGAGGGTGTCGCGTACAACAGGTTCCACACCACCGCGATGTGTTCGCCGACGCGCGCCTCGCTGCTGACCGGTCGCAACCATCACGAGATCGGTAACGGGCAGATCGCCGAACTCGCCAACGACTGGGACGGGTATGCGGGGAAGATTCCGCGGTCCAGTGCCACGGTCGCCGAAGTCCTCAAACAATACGGTTATGCCACGTCGGCCTTCGGCAAGTGGCACAACACCCCGGCAGAGGAAACCACGGCGGCCGGCCCGTTCGAAAACTGGCCCACGGGTTTGGGTTTCGAGTACTTCTACGGCTTTCTCGCCGGTGAGGCATCTCAGTACGAGCCGAATCTGGTCCGCAACACCACGGTGGTGGCCCCGACGAAGACTCCCGAAGAGGGCTATCACCTGTCCGAAGATCTGGCGGACGACGCGATCTCGTGGCTGCGCCGGCACAAGGCCTTCAACGCCGACAAGCCGTTCTTCATGTACTGGGCGAGCGGCTGCCTGCACGGCCCGCACCACATCATGAAGGAATGGGCGGACAAATACGCCGGCAAGTTCGACGACGGTTGGGATGCCTACCGCCAGCGGGTGTTCGAGCGTGCAAAGGAAAAGGGCTGGATCCCGCAGGACTGCGAACTCACGGAACGCGATGAGACCCTGCCGGCGTGGGAGGACATTCCCGAGGACGAGAAGCCGTTCCAGCGTCGTCTGATGGAGGTCGCCGCCGGCTACGCCGAGCATGTCGACGTGCAGGTCGGCCGGATCGCCGACGAACTCGATGCCCTCGGCTACGCCGACAACACACTGTTCTTGTACATCTGGGGCGACAACGGCTCCTCGGGTGAAGGCCAGAACGGCACCATCTCGGAGCTGTTGGCGCAGAATGGCATTCCGACGACCGTCCGTCAGCACATCGACGCACTCGATGAGCTCGGCGGACTCGACGTCCTCGGCTCTCCCCTGGTCGACAACCAGTACCACGCAGGATGGGCCTGGGCCGGCAGCACGCCGTACAAGGGTATGAAGCTGTTGGCGTCGCATCTGGGCGGGACGCGCAATCCGCTGGCGGTGCGCTGGCCCGCGAAGATCGCCGCCGACGCCGTGCCGCGCGACAACTTCCTGCACTGCAACGACATCGTGCCGACGATCTATGAGGTGGTCGGCATCGAACCGCCGCGCACCGTCTATGGCGAACCGCAGATGCCGCTGGCCGGCGCCAGCTTCGCCCGCACCCTGGTAGACCGGAACGGCCCGGGCGGCAAGAAGACTCAATACTTCGAGATCATGGGCAGCCGGGCGATCTATCACGACGGCTGGATCGCGTCGGCGCGTGGGCCGCGGTTGCCGTGGGTCCCGGGACAACCCCCGGGCATCGCGACCTGGACACCCGATCTCGATATCTGGGAGCTGTACAACCTGGACGAAGACTGGTCGCAGGCCAAGGATCTCGCCGAACAGCTGCCGGACAAGCTCGCGCAGATGCGGGAGATGTTCGCCATCGAAGCGGCCCGGAACGCCGTGCTGCCGATCGGTGGCGGCCTGTGGGTTCCCGTCTACCACCCGGAATTGCGCATCGCGCCGCCGTTCCGGGAGTGGCAGTTCTCCGGCGACATGATCCGTATGCCCGAGTTCTGCGCCCCAGCACTCGGTAACAAGAACAACGTGGTGACCATCGACGCCGACGTCCCGGAGAACGCGTCCGGCGTGCTGTACGCCCTTGGCAGTGGCGCCGGCGGCCTGACCTGCTACCTCGAGAACGGGCACGTCCGCTACGAGTACAACCTGTTCATCCTGCAGCGCACCAAGATTCAGTCCGAGGCCGCGATCGCGCCCGGCCGGCACACCATCACGGTGACGACCCAGTACGCGGAACTACGTCCCGGCGGCCCGCTGGACATCACCGTCGCCGTTGACGGCTCAGAGGTGGCATCCGGCACGGTTCCGATCAGTGCGCCACTGCTGTTCACCGCGAACGACTGCCTCGATATCGGCACCTGCCTCGGGTCGCCGGTGTCGATGGATTACCGGGAACGCGCGCCCTTCCCCTTCGAAGGGCACATCCACCAGGTCCACGTCGCGTACACGTAG
- a CDS encoding NADP-dependent oxidoreductase, producing the protein MNRDNRQILLRRRPNGLVSPDDTEMVTVPAPVPAEGEALLRTTYVGIDAAARTWLDGEPGYLPALELGEVVRVAGIGEVVESRCDAYKVGDLVTTLTGLQDYAIIRDDLFSTPVVGYTDPLAVMSIYGPTGATAYFGMTGVGKPQPGETVVVSAAAGATGSVAGQIAKIAGARVVGIAGGPEKCRVVVEEFGFDACVDYKADDFPAALKAACPGGINVYFDNVGGDILNAALGNLAHRARVVMCGIITTYLNGDHPGPSNYVNLLSTASTMQGFIALEEWARFDEAFAALSGWEQQGLLVHRETVYEGLESSIDALNGLFTGANIGKMLVKINEPAR; encoded by the coding sequence ATGAACCGAGATAACCGTCAGATCCTGCTGCGGCGCCGCCCCAACGGCCTGGTCTCCCCCGACGACACCGAGATGGTGACGGTGCCCGCACCGGTCCCCGCCGAGGGCGAAGCACTGCTGCGGACGACCTATGTCGGCATCGACGCCGCCGCCCGCACCTGGCTGGACGGCGAACCCGGCTATCTCCCGGCGCTGGAGCTCGGTGAGGTGGTGCGCGTGGCCGGCATCGGCGAGGTCGTCGAATCGCGTTGCGACGCCTACAAAGTCGGCGATCTGGTCACCACACTGACCGGCCTGCAGGACTACGCGATCATCCGCGACGACCTGTTCAGCACGCCAGTGGTCGGCTACACCGACCCACTCGCGGTGATGTCGATCTACGGCCCCACCGGAGCGACCGCCTACTTCGGCATGACGGGTGTCGGAAAGCCACAACCCGGCGAGACGGTCGTGGTCTCGGCCGCGGCGGGTGCCACCGGATCGGTGGCCGGGCAGATCGCCAAGATCGCGGGCGCGCGCGTCGTCGGGATCGCGGGCGGTCCGGAGAAGTGCCGCGTGGTGGTCGAGGAGTTCGGCTTCGACGCCTGCGTCGACTACAAGGCCGACGACTTCCCGGCGGCGTTGAAGGCGGCATGTCCGGGCGGCATCAACGTCTACTTCGACAACGTCGGTGGCGACATCCTCAATGCCGCGCTCGGCAACCTCGCCCACCGGGCCCGCGTGGTCATGTGCGGCATCATCACCACGTACCTCAACGGCGACCACCCCGGTCCGTCCAACTATGTGAACCTGCTCTCCACGGCCTCGACGATGCAGGGCTTCATCGCGCTCGAGGAATGGGCGCGGTTCGACGAGGCATTCGCCGCGCTGAGCGGCTGGGAACAGCAGGGCCTGCTGGTGCATCGCGAAACCGTTTACGAGGGACTGGAATCCAGCATCGACGCGCTGAACGGCCTGTTCACCGGAGCGAACATCGGCAAGATGCTGGTGAAGATCAACGAACCGGCGCGGTGA
- a CDS encoding TetR/AcrR family transcriptional regulator C-terminal domain-containing protein, which yields MSVNNAAPRRGRPPRIDQSAIAAAVLEIGTENATMRRVAEHLGISLPGLYHHVKNQHDLLRLATVSALTNSPPPRYAGEHWATWLRDYASYIRTVLAAEPALVEKFVSGAVGHDVEMEYTAEAVEALAAQGLSPSDALAVWASVSTMAVGSVTEAHREYLYSESGQPWLARILALTAKRSPSEFPTLRAIAKSGDDPFGDEAFQHRITLLMTGIATHYGLPPEPA from the coding sequence ATGAGCGTCAACAACGCAGCGCCCCGGCGGGGAAGGCCGCCGCGCATCGACCAGAGTGCCATCGCCGCAGCGGTTTTGGAGATCGGCACCGAGAACGCCACCATGCGCCGGGTCGCCGAGCATCTCGGCATCAGCCTGCCGGGGCTCTACCACCACGTGAAAAACCAGCACGACCTGCTGCGCCTGGCCACCGTCAGTGCCCTGACGAACTCACCGCCGCCGCGGTACGCCGGCGAGCACTGGGCCACCTGGCTCCGTGACTACGCGTCCTACATCCGGACGGTGCTGGCCGCCGAACCCGCGTTGGTGGAGAAGTTCGTCAGTGGTGCGGTCGGCCACGACGTCGAGATGGAGTACACCGCGGAGGCGGTCGAAGCGCTTGCCGCGCAAGGCTTGTCGCCGAGCGACGCCCTTGCGGTGTGGGCGTCGGTGAGCACCATGGCGGTCGGCAGCGTGACCGAAGCCCATCGCGAATACCTGTACTCCGAGAGTGGGCAGCCCTGGCTGGCGCGGATCCTCGCGCTCACCGCGAAGCGTTCACCGTCGGAGTTCCCGACGTTGCGAGCCATCGCGAAATCGGGTGACGACCCGTTCGGTGACGAGGCCTTCCAGCATCGAATCACGTTGCTAATGACCGGTATTGCGACGCATTACGGGCTGCCGCCGGAACCGGCCTAG
- a CDS encoding glyceraldehyde-3-phosphate dehydrogenase — MNTPELANWNTQEALAEAMIPIVGTLHRTRGVTVLLHSRSLVNKSVISILRTHRFARQIAGEELSVVETFPFLEALANLDLGPAKIDLGLLVHAYRADERGLSVADFVADALSDVTGDNKAEPQGPRDVVLYGFGRIGRLVARLLVEKAGGGNGLNLRAVVVRSGGADDLKKRASLLRRDSVHGHFNGTIKVDKENNLLIANGNVVKFIYANDPSEVDYTEYGINDAILIDNTGKWRDRAGLEQHLRPGISKVVLTAPGKGDVPNIVHGVNHLGQDVSQQIFSCASCTTNAIVPPLKAMDEKFGIIRGHVETVHSFTNDQNLLDNYHKADRRGRSAPLNLTITETGAASAVAKALPELKAKITGNSIRVPTPDVSIAILSLQLKKETTKDEVLTHLRETSLSGPLSRNLDYTAATDAVSSDFIGSRAASIIDANAAIVDGDQAILYCWYDNEFGYSCQVVRVVQFLSGIEYPTYPRS; from the coding sequence TTGAATACACCAGAACTTGCCAATTGGAACACCCAGGAAGCCCTGGCGGAGGCGATGATTCCGATCGTCGGCACCTTGCACCGCACGCGCGGCGTCACCGTCCTGCTGCACAGCCGGTCGCTGGTGAACAAGTCGGTGATCAGCATCCTGCGCACCCACCGTTTCGCTCGGCAGATCGCCGGCGAAGAGCTGTCGGTGGTCGAGACCTTCCCGTTCCTGGAGGCGCTGGCGAACCTGGACCTGGGTCCGGCCAAGATCGACCTCGGCCTGCTGGTGCACGCCTACCGCGCCGACGAGCGTGGCCTCTCGGTCGCCGACTTCGTCGCCGACGCGCTGTCCGACGTCACCGGTGACAACAAGGCCGAGCCGCAAGGCCCGCGTGACGTGGTGCTCTACGGCTTCGGCCGGATCGGTCGCCTCGTGGCCCGACTGCTGGTCGAGAAGGCCGGCGGCGGCAACGGTCTGAATCTGCGCGCCGTCGTGGTCCGCAGCGGTGGCGCCGACGACCTGAAGAAGCGCGCTTCGCTGCTGCGTCGCGACTCGGTGCACGGCCACTTCAACGGCACCATCAAGGTCGACAAGGAGAACAACCTCCTCATCGCCAACGGCAACGTCGTCAAGTTCATCTACGCCAACGACCCCTCTGAGGTCGACTACACCGAGTACGGCATCAACGACGCCATCCTCATCGACAACACCGGCAAGTGGCGCGATCGCGCGGGCCTCGAGCAGCACCTGCGTCCGGGCATCTCCAAGGTTGTGCTGACCGCACCGGGCAAGGGCGATGTGCCGAACATCGTGCACGGCGTCAACCACCTCGGCCAGGACGTCAGCCAGCAGATCTTCTCGTGTGCGTCGTGCACCACCAACGCGATCGTGCCGCCGCTCAAGGCGATGGACGAGAAGTTCGGCATCATCCGAGGCCATGTCGAGACGGTGCACTCGTTCACCAACGACCAGAACCTGCTGGACAACTACCACAAGGCCGACCGTCGTGGCCGTTCCGCGCCGCTGAACCTGACCATCACCGAGACCGGTGCCGCGTCGGCCGTCGCCAAGGCCCTGCCGGAGCTCAAGGCCAAGATCACGGGAAACTCGATCCGCGTTCCCACGCCCGACGTCTCGATCGCCATCCTGAGCCTGCAGCTCAAGAAGGAGACGACGAAGGACGAGGTGCTCACGCACCTGCGCGAGACGTCGCTGTCGGGCCCGCTGAGCCGCAACCTCGACTACACCGCGGCGACCGACGCCGTTTCGAGCGACTTCATCGGTTCGCGTGCGGCGTCGATCATCGACGCGAACGCCGCCATCGTCGATGGCGACCAGGCGATCCTGTACTGCTGGTACGACAACGAGTTCGGATACTCGTGCCAGGTCGTCCGCGTCGTGCAGTTCCTGTCGGGCATCGAATACCCGACGTACCCGCGCAGCTGA
- a CDS encoding MFS transporter encodes MTGRPLKPWHFVLVFGVVSLFADMVYEGARSIIGPYLATLGASAAVVGLVAGAGEFIGYGLRVVAGYAVSRTQHYWTWTITGYALTVLSVPLIGVTGSLVPALLLYGTERLGKAVRSPAKDTLLSHASTSTGRGSAFGVHQALDQTGAIAGPLLLAAVLSAHAGDYRLAFGVLIVPGVLVLVLLGWLRFRVPDPRDYEQVHAAPATPTDEPRPAAPKPRLPVQFWQYVVTIGLLSCGVASFPLLAFHAQRTGLLTDAQVPVLFAIAMAVDGAAGLVMGRVYDKRGPIVLLAVPLAAACSAIAFTGDRTLVWIGVAVWGVVNGVLDSTVKSVVTELVPANIRAIAFGWLALLRGVALLIAGGLLGAVYDISPGYTMALIVVANIAALAGLVPVLRRIQPAAR; translated from the coding sequence GTGACCGGCCGACCACTCAAGCCCTGGCACTTCGTCCTCGTCTTCGGCGTGGTCAGCCTGTTCGCCGACATGGTGTACGAAGGCGCCCGCAGCATCATCGGCCCCTATCTGGCGACGCTTGGCGCGTCCGCCGCTGTCGTCGGATTGGTCGCCGGCGCAGGCGAATTCATCGGATACGGACTGCGCGTCGTCGCCGGCTATGCCGTGTCGCGCACCCAGCACTACTGGACGTGGACGATCACCGGCTACGCGCTGACCGTGCTGAGCGTGCCGTTGATCGGCGTCACCGGCTCTCTCGTTCCGGCGCTGCTGTTGTACGGCACCGAGCGTCTCGGCAAGGCGGTGCGCTCTCCGGCGAAGGACACGCTGCTGTCGCATGCGTCGACGAGCACGGGTCGCGGCAGCGCGTTCGGCGTGCACCAGGCCCTCGACCAGACCGGCGCCATCGCCGGGCCGCTGCTGCTGGCGGCCGTGTTGAGCGCCCACGCCGGCGACTACCGACTGGCGTTCGGCGTGCTGATCGTCCCTGGCGTGCTGGTACTGGTCCTCCTCGGCTGGCTCCGGTTCCGGGTTCCGGACCCACGTGACTACGAGCAGGTGCATGCCGCGCCCGCGACCCCGACAGACGAACCCCGGCCCGCCGCCCCCAAGCCACGCCTGCCAGTGCAGTTCTGGCAGTACGTCGTCACCATCGGTCTGCTGTCGTGCGGCGTCGCCTCGTTCCCGTTGCTCGCGTTCCACGCCCAACGCACCGGACTGCTCACCGATGCCCAGGTGCCGGTCCTGTTCGCGATCGCGATGGCCGTCGACGGCGCGGCGGGTCTGGTGATGGGCCGCGTGTACGACAAGCGCGGACCGATCGTGCTGCTAGCGGTGCCGCTCGCCGCCGCGTGCTCGGCCATCGCGTTCACCGGCGACCGCACTCTCGTCTGGATCGGCGTCGCGGTCTGGGGCGTCGTCAACGGCGTGCTCGACTCCACGGTGAAATCGGTGGTGACCGAGCTCGTGCCGGCAAACATCAGGGCCATCGCGTTCGGCTGGCTGGCGCTGCTTCGGGGCGTCGCATTGCTGATCGCCGGTGGCCTGCTCGGTGCCGTCTACGACATCTCCCCCGGCTACACGATGGCGCTGATCGTGGTGGCGAACATCGCGGCGCTCGCCGGTTTGGTGCCGGTGTTGCGGCGGATCCAGCCCGCCGCGCGCTGA